The following coding sequences lie in one Benincasa hispida cultivar B227 chromosome 6, ASM972705v1, whole genome shotgun sequence genomic window:
- the LOC120079627 gene encoding putative methyltransferase At1g22800, mitochondrial, which translates to MRGLSPSRIVRSLSVLRSTRRQDFPNSILCCSFCTGDDNYDGRIGDEMQSSKVKVFDRDLKRKQRDRAAWLMRPKDSLVDTVAENLLDRLEDCKKTFPTALCLGGSLEAIRRLLHGRGSVEKLIMMDASHDMIKLCKDDTGAHDQDVETSFIVGDEEFLPIKESSVDLIISCLGLHWTNDLPGAMIQSRLALKPDGLFLAAIFGGETLRELRIACTLAHMEREGGISPRVSPLAQVRDAGNLLTRAGFTLPGVDVDEYVVRYPSALELVEHLRAMGETNALLQRNPILKRETALATAAIYDSMFAAEDGTIPATFQVIYMTGWKEHPSQQKAKRRGSATISFNDIQKQFGNVN; encoded by the exons ATGAGAGGACTGTCGCCGTCTAGAATCGTAAGATCGCTCTCAGTGTTGAGGAGTACGAGACGGCAAGATTTTCCAAATTCAATTCTATGTTGTTCTTTCTGTACTGGCGATGATAATTATGACGGTAGGATCGGTGATGAAATGCAGAGCTCGAAGGTTAAGGTTTTTGATCGTGATCTTAAGCGTAAACAG CGGGACCGAGCGGCATGGTTGATGCGCCCAAAGGATTCTCTTGTTGATACAGTTGCCGAAAACTTGTTGGATCGTTTGGAG GATTGCAAGAAGACATTCCCAACAGCATTATGTTTGGGGGGTTCATTGGAGGCTATCAGGAGATTATTGCATGGCCGTG gTTCGGTTGAAAAGCTGATCATGATGGATGCATCACATGACATGATAAAGTTATGCAAAGATGATACAGGTGCACATGATCAGGACGTTGAAACGTCTTTTATTGTTGGTGATGAAGAGTTTCTACCTATAAAAGAAAG TTCAGTAGATCTAATTATAAGTTGCTTGGGTCTTCACTGGACAAATGATCTTCCTGGAGCCATGATTCAG AGTAGATTGGCACTGAAGCCAGATGGGCTATTTTTAGCAGCGATCTTTGGAGGGGAAACCTTAAG GGAACTGAGAATAGCATGTACTCTTGCACACATGGAGCGTGAAGGAGGCATCAGTCCTCGAGTATCACCATTGGCACAA GTGAGAGATGCAGGCAATCTTTTGACAAGAGCTGGTTTTACCTTGcctggtgttgatgttgatgagtATGTAGTTCGCTATCCAAGTG CACTGGAGCTGGTGGAACACTTGCGTGCAATGGGTGAAACAAATGCACTTTTACAAAGGAACCCT ATCCTGAAGAGAGAGACAGCCCTTGCAACAGCAGCTATTTATGATTCCATGTTTGCTGCAGAAGATGGGACCATTCCTGCAACCTTCCAG GTGATTTACATGACAGGATGGAAGGAACATCCTTCCCAACAGAAGGCCAAAAGAAGAGGATCCGCAACCATATCCTTCAACGACATCCAAAAACAATTTGGAAATGTCAATTGa
- the LOC120079628 gene encoding uncharacterized protein LOC120079628: MAKKKQLASSAPWRGEEEADEFAGAKLKVTKNPGETPVMHVPRKKSVKSKSSKEEDDSLEIDPELRYSFQRNYQFLQRVFSIDTIVKPLPPAMAYNVSRNLNFFTRIFTQFFDPEGIANAQKSLGLGQEEKARRVR, encoded by the exons ATGGCGAAGAAGAAGCAGTTGGCATCTTCAGCTCCATGGCGGGGGGAGGAGGAAGCGGATGAGTTCGCCGGAGCAAAGCTGAAAGTGACCAAGAATCCTGGCGAGACTCCGGTAATGCACGTTCCTCGGAAGAAGAGCGTCAAGTCCAAGAGCTCGAAAGAAGAGGATGATTCCCTCGAGATTGACCCTGAGCTCCGCTACAGTTTCCAACGCAATTACCAG TTTCTTCAACGAGTATTTAGCATTGACACGATTGTCAAACCTCTTCCACCAGCCATGGCTTACAATGTCTCCCGGAATTTGAATTTCTTCACTCGAATTTTTACACAGTTTTtcg ACCCTGAAGGTATTGCAAATGCTCAGAAATCACTTGGACTGGGGCAGGAAGAGAAAGCTCGCCGTGTTCGTTAA